One Dromiciops gliroides isolate mDroGli1 chromosome 3, mDroGli1.pri, whole genome shotgun sequence DNA segment encodes these proteins:
- the SLN gene encoding sarcolipin translates to MERSTRELFLNFTVVLITVILMWLLVRSYQY, encoded by the coding sequence ATGGAGAGATCCACGAGGGAGCTGTTTCTCAACTTCACAGTGGTTCTCATAACTGTGATCCTCATGTGGCTGCTGGTGAGATCGTATCAATACTAA